The genomic window CCCGCATGGGCGTCCTGGCACGGTTCTTCGGTGGCGCGGTGCGGGTGCTCTATGCCGCGACCAAGGCCGACTACCTGCCCCCCCAAGGCCGGCAGCGGCTGCGCGCCCATCTCGACATGCTGCTGGGCGGTCTCGCGGGCAACGAGGGGGGACGCGAGCAGTTCCGCAGCCTGGCGCTCTCCGCCATCGCGGCCACGCGGGACGGCACCGACGCCGAGGGCCGTCCCCTGGTGGCCGGCTGCGTGCGGGACCGTGCGACCGGCGCGCTGGATTGCGGCGTGACCTTCCGCTTCCCCGCCCCGCCCGCCGGCCCGCCCACCGCGCGCGACTGGACGGCCTGGGAGGCGGCGGGGCTGGTGGGCTTCGACTGGCCCGAATTCCTGCCCGACCCCGAATCGCTCCGCGCGCGGCACGACCTGCCGCATCTGGGCCTCGACGAGGCGCTGGACTTCCTGCTGGACGGCCATGCCTGACCCCGAGATCTTCCGCCCCGAGACCGGGCGCGCCGCACCCCCTTCGCCGTCCGCCCCTCCGACGGAACCGGTGTTCGCGCCCGAACTCGGCCACGCCGCCTTTACCCCCGCGCCGCCGGTGCCGGCCGTGGCGCTGTCCGAACCGGCCCGGCCCACGCGCCGGGGCCTGGGGGGTGTCGGGCTGGTGCTGGCGGGTGCCGGCACGCTGGGCTTCGCCTGGCTCGCCGAGACGCTGTGGCGCTGGCTGGGCGAGGGCGGGCCTGGCGCCTGGGTGGGCGTGGCGGGCGGCGCGCTGCTGGCGCTGGGCGTCGGGCGCATCGTGCAGCGCGAGTTGTCGGCGCTGCGCGCGCTCGACGAGGCCGAGGCCATCCGCGCCGAGCAGGTCGCGCAGGCGCGCGACATGGCGGGCATGGCGCGCAGCCTGGAGCGGCTGGCGGCCTCCCTGCAGGCCCGTGGCGCCACCGACGCCGCGGCGCTGGCGCGGTGGCGCGAGGCGGCCGCTGGCGCCTCCGACGCCGCCCAGATCCAGGCGGCCTTCGTGCGCGAGGTGCTGGGCCCGGTGGAT from Roseococcus microcysteis includes these protein-coding regions:
- a CDS encoding DUF697 domain-containing protein; translation: MPDPEIFRPETGRAAPPSPSAPPTEPVFAPELGHAAFTPAPPVPAVALSEPARPTRRGLGGVGLVLAGAGTLGFAWLAETLWRWLGEGGPGAWVGVAGGALLALGVGRIVQRELSALRALDEAEAIRAEQVAQARDMAGMARSLERLAASLQARGATDAAALARWREAAAGASDAAQIQAAFVREVLGPVDERALRAIAEAARGAAVLGMVSPTPLADLLLFVGRAVLLLRRLAVLYGLRPGRIAEWRLMRRVVADAALVAGVDAAGDAMASAGGHWLGYVLGRAAEAGVTGQRMARFGLLAMTACRPVPFDPATSPGLRDVLRGGFANSAEGASAPGGRHL